The sequence below is a genomic window from Nitrobacter winogradskyi Nb-255.
TCCATGTGATGGCGAATGGCAACTCATAGCAACATGAGAGCGGATGTTTCATGCCGAAATTTCTCGTCTGCAACGTTGACCTCAAACGTTGCCCGCGAGAGACACGCTTCGGCCATGCCCCCATCTTCCCCGACGAGAGCGGGCGAGTTGACCTAGTGGGTTGTTGACCTGGTGAGTTAGAGTGCGGGCGTAGCGATCCGAGGGCTTCGGCGTCGGATTTGCAGACTGAATTGAAATTGATGTGAGAGGACATCTCGGCGCGGTCCGTCGCAGCGAGGAGGGGATTTATGTCAAACAAAAACAACACTCATTCATGGAATTATCTCACTGACGTTTTCCCGAGCACGACGACATTCTTGCGCGCTGTCACGCAATCCGCGGCCGGATCATCGAGCCGCTGCTGACCCCTTCTTCGCTTTGTTTTCAGCCCTCCGAATCGCTTACGGTTCTCAGCCGAACGATGGGTCATGACTGAACGAGCGCACGGAAGGATCACGGCGAACGCTTGATCTTCAACAGAGCAGTCGCATCGCAACAACCTTTAACCAGAAAAGTCGTCACAAGACATGTCAGACACGGAACAGGAGCGCTGGTCGCGGGTGAAGGGTCGATTGCGATCGACCGTGGGAGAGGACATCTATTCAAGCTGGTTTGCGAGAATGGATCTTGAAAGCGTGCATGGCGAGAGCGTTCGCCTGTCGGTCCCGACCCGGTTTCTGAAAAGCTGGATCCAGGCGCACTACGCCGAGCGCGTGCTGTCCTGCTGGCAAGCTGAATTACCGGACGTTCACCGGATCGATCTCACCGTGCGTTCGGCCATGCGCTGCGCCGCGCCGGTCCGGGAAGCGCCCGCGACCGATGCGCGCCACCCCGAACGCAGCGAAGGCCGGAACGGCGTTGAGTTGAAAACGGTTGCGACCGCGCCGGCGTCCGCCAACCATGACGCGCTCGGCGGCTCGCCTCTCGACCCGAGGCTGACGTTTCAAAGTTTCGTCACCGGCCGCTCCAATACGCTGGCCCACGCGGCGGCGCGGCAGGTCGCCGAAGGCCGGCGCGGCGACAGCGTGATGTTCAACCCGCTCTACATTCACGCCGGCGTGGGCCTTGGCAAAACGCATCTGCTGCAAGCCGTCACATGGGCGGGAAACGCAGGCACGGAGCGCAGGGTGCTCTACCTGACGGCGGAGAAGTTCATGTATGGCTTCGTCGCCGCGCTGAAGACGCAGACGGCGCTCGCCTTCAAGGAAGCGCTCCGCGGCATCGACGTTCTGGTCATCGACGACCTGCAGTTCCTGCAAGGCAAATCGACCCAGGCTGAGTTCTGCCACACCTTGAATGCGCTGATCGATGCGGGCCGCCAGGTGGTCATTGCAGCCGACCGGCCGCCGTCCGATCTGGAAAGCCTCGACGATCGCGTGCGGTCGAGACTCGCCGGCGGGCTCGTGGTCGAAATGGGATCGCTCGGCGAGGAGCTTCGGCTCGGCATCCTGCGGTCGCGGGTTGAAGCCGCCCGAGTCCACCACGCCAGTTTCGACGTGCCGGAGCCGGTCCTGGATTACCTCGCGAAAGCGATCACGCATAACGGCCGCGACCTCGAAGGCGCGATCAACCGGCTTCTGGCGCACAGCAAGCTCAACGCCCAGCCGGTCACGCTGGAAATGGCCGAGCGCGAGGTCCGTGACCTGGTCCGTCCGCAGGAACCCCGGCGCATCAAGATCGAGGACATCCAGCGGGTCGTTGCGCGGCAGTACAATGTAAGCCGCTCGGACCTTCTGTCCTCGCGCCGCACCGCCAACGTGGTGAGGCCGCGGCAGGTCGCGATGTATCTGGCTAAAACGCTGACGTTGCGTTCCCTGCCCGAGATCGGCCGCCGGTTCGGGGGCCGGGATCACACCACCGTGCTGCACGCCGTGCGCAAGATCGAGGCGCTGGTGTCGAAGGACACGACGCTCTCCGACGAGGTCGAACTGCTGAAACGCCAGTTGCAGGAATAGGCGCGGAGCGGGAAAAATCCTTCCGGAAAAAGCCGGACCATGGCGAACCACAGGGGCTTGCGCAGGAAGCACTTCCGCGTCACCTTACGGCCCCGCCGGATTTAGGCGATATCAGCCTTGAGCTTCGAGGCATCGCTTGAACTCCGAGGTCTCGGCGCCGCGAGTCCTCGCGGCATTTTCAGCACACGACCTGAACCTGGATCGGACGGATTTGCAATGAAGGTCACCGTCGAACGCGCGCAACTGCTGAAATCGCTCGGCCACGTCCATCGCGTTGTCGAACGGCGGAACACGATTCCGATCCTGGGAAACGTGCTGGTCCGCGCCGAGAACGCCAAGCTGTCGCTGAAGGCGACCGATCTCGATCTGGAGGTGACGGAAACGCTGGCGGCGGAAACCGGCACTGTGGGCTCGACCACGGTTCCAGCGCATATGTTCTACGACATCATCCGCAAGCTGCCCGATGGCGCGCAGATCGTGCTGGAAGGCGATGGCGACCGCTCGGTTCTGACGATCCGCGCCGGGCGCTCCCGCTTCACCCTGCAGACGCTGCCGGAGAATGATTTCCCCGATCTCGCGGCCGGCGAGATGACGCATTCTTTCACATTGGCCGCGGCAGACCTGAAGCGGCTGATCGATCGTACCCAGTTCGCGATCTCGACCGAAGAGACCCGCTATTATCTCAATGGCATCTACCTGCACGGCGCGGGCACCGCAAACAACGCGACGCTGCGCGGCGTCGCGACCGACGGTCATCGCCTAGCGCAACTCGATCTCGCTTTGCCGAAGGGCGCCGAGGGAATGCCCGGCGTCATCATTCCGCGCAAGACGGTCGGCGAGGTGCAGCGGTTGATCGAGGATAGCGAGGCCGAGATCGGAATCGAACTGTCGCAAGGCAAGATCCGCTTCACCCTCGGCAACGTCGTGCTGACCTCCAAGCTGATCGACGGCACCTTCCCGGACTACGGCCGCGTGATCCCGCAGAACAACGACAAGGAACTGGTCGTCGACAAGAAGGATTTCGAGGCCGCGGTAGATCGCGTCTCGACGATTTCCAGCGAGCGCGGCCGCGCCGTGAAGCTGGCGCTGTCAGCGGGCAAGCTCGTTCTGTCCGTGACCAATCCCGATTCCGGCAGCGCCACCGAGGAGCTTGAGGTCGAATACGCCTCCGACGCACTCGATATCGGATTCAATTCACGCTATCTCCTGGATATCGCCGCGCAGATCGAGGGCGAAGCCGCGGTGCTGAAGCTCGCCGATCCCGGATCGCCGACGCTGGTGCACGACAGGGATTCCAGGGGCGCGCTCTACGTCCTGATGCCGATGCGGGTGTGAGGAATCTCTCGGATCGCGAGGTCTCCAATTTCGCTCTCTCCCCTTGCGGGAGAGGGAAATATTGCCCGGCGTCATGATTCCCTCCCGCGTTCGCCGCCTGAGCCTCACCCACTTCCGCAACTACCGCGCCGCGACGTTCGAGACGCGCAGCAACATGATCGTGCTGGTCGGACCGAACGGTGCCGGCAAGACCAATTGCCTCGAAGCCATTTCGCTGCTGTCGCCGGGACGCGGATTGCGTCGCGCGACACGCGACGACATCGCGGACAACACCGGAGACGGCTCCTGGGCGGTGTCGGCCGAGATGCAAGGCGCGCTCGGCCTTGCGACGCTCGGCACCGGCATCGACGCGCCGGGCAATGAAGCGGCTCCAAGCGGCCGGCGCTGCCGGATCGACCGCGAGCCCGTCGCATCGGCCGCCGCGTTCGGCGACCATCTGCGCATGGTCTGGCTGACGCCCTCGATGGACGGCCTGTTCACCGGGCCGGCGTCGGACAGGCGGCGTTTCCTCGACCGTCTGGTGCTGGCGATCGACAGTGAACACTCCGGCCGCGTCTCGGCGCTGGAGCGCAGCCTGCGCTCGCGCAACCGCCTGCTGGAAATGCGTCACCACGACGATCTCTGGTGCGAGGCCATTGAGCGTAAAACCGCCGAGCTTGCGGTCGCGGTCGCGGCGATGCGCGCGCAGACCGTGACGCGCCTTACGGCCGCGCTGGAGGCGCGCGGCGGGGGCTCCTCATTCCCCGCGGCAAGCATCCACCTCGACGGCTGGATGGAGAACGCGCTGCTGACCGAGCCGGCCACTGTGGTGGAGGATCGCTACCGCGAAATCCTGCGCGCCAGCCGCCCTCGCGACGCCGCCGCCGGCCGCACGCTCGAAGGCCCGCATCTCACCGATCTGGAGGTGATCTATGCGCCGAAGAACATGCCGGCGAAGGAGGCCTCCACAGGCGAGCAGAAGGCGCTCCTGATCGGCCTGGTGCTGGCCCACGCCCGCCTCGTGGCCGAGATGACGGGCATCATCCCGCTGCTGCTGCTCGATGAAGTCGTGGCTCACCTCGATCCCGACCGCCGCGGCGCGTTGTTCGGCGAGCTTGCCGGCCTCGGCGCCCAGGTCTGGATGAGCGGCGCCGACCCGGCCGCCTTCGCCAACCTCAGTGCCGGCAGCGAAACCTTCAGGGTGGACTCCGGCCGGATCACGCGCGAGCCGCCCACGTAATGCCATAGGAACCGCTCGGGACGGGAGCTGGAGAATCCCGCAGCTTTCGTCCCCGAGGCGACGGCTCCGATGGTTGCGAATCGCGATGTGGGAAGCTTCGCGAATCGCCTGTTTCCGCCCTTGAAAAACTCCACAAAAATACCATTTATTCAATATCTTACGTGGCACAACTTTGCGCTAGTCGCGGTGCCGCTTTCGTGCCAGAAATAGACTTCTCAGCCGCATCGACCGCGTCTGTCCCGGGACACCTCTGAAGGCCTTTCATGAACGAACCTGCCCGGCAGCAAATTGCCGATACCGAATCTGTCGCGGCCATCGAATATGGCGCGGAATCGATCAGGGTGCTCAAGGGCCTCGACGCCGTGCGCAAGCGGCCCGGCATGTATATCGGCGACACCGATGACGGCTCCGGCCTGCACCACATGGTTTATGAAGTGGTCGACAACGCCATCGACGAGGCGCTGGCGGGACACGCCACCGCCGTCGAGGTCATTCTCAACGCTGACAATTCAGTCACGGTGCGCGACGACGGCCGCGGCATTCCCGTCGACATCCACAAGGGCGAAGGCGTCTCGGCGGCTGAAGTCATCATGACGCAGCTGCACGCCGGCGGAAAGTTCGATCAGAACTCCTACAAGGTCTCCGGCGGACTGCACGGCGTCGGCGTCTCCGTCGTCAACGCGCTCTCCAGCAAGCTGACCCTGCGCATCTGGCGCAGGGACAAGGAACACCTGATCGAATTCGCCAACGGCGACGCGCTGGCGCCGTTGAAGGTCGTCGGCGACGCCAACGGCAGGCGCGGCACCGAAGTCACTTTTCTCGCCTCGACCGAGACCTTCACCAACATCGAGTATGATTTCGCCACGCTGGAGCATCGGCTGCGCGAACTCGCGTTCCTGAACTCCGGGGTCAACATCCTGCTCTCGGACATGCGCCACGCCGTCGAGCGGCGCGAGCAGATGATGTACGAAGGCGGCGTGGTCGAATTCGTCAAGTATCTCGACCGCAACAAGAAGGCGATGGTGGCGGATCCGATCATGGTCCGCGCCGAGATGAACGGCATCAGCGTCGAGGCCGCGCTGTGGTGGAACGACAGCTACCACGAGAACGTCCTGTGCTTCACCAACAACATTCCGCAGCGCGACGGCGGCACCCATCTCGCCGGCTTTCGCGGCGCCCTGACCCGGCAGGTCAACGGCTATGCCGATGCCATGGCCAAGAAGGAGAGGATCGCGCTGACCGGCGACGACTGCCGCGAGGGATTGACCGCGGTGCTTTCGGTGAAAGTGCCGGATCCGAAATTCTCGTCGCAGACCAAGGACAAGCTGGTGTCGTCGGAAGTGCGTCCCGTGGTCGAGAACGTCATCAACGAGGCGCTCGCCGCCTGGTTCGAGGAGCATCCGACCGAGGCGAAGCTCATCGTCGGCAAGGTGGTCGAGGCCGCGGCGGCGCGCGAGGCCGCGCGGAAGGCCCGCGAACTGACACGGCGCAAGGGCGCGCTCGATGTCGCCTCGCTCCCCGGCAAGCTCGCCGACTGCCAGGAACGCGATCCGGCGAAATCGGAACTGTTCATCGTCGAGGGAGATTCGGCCGGCGGAAGCGCCAAGCAGGGCCGCAACCGTGAATTCCAGGCCGTCCTGCCGCTCCGCGGCAAGATCCTGAACGTCGAGCGCGCGCGCTTCGACAAAATGCTGTCGTCCGAGCAGATCGGCACGCTGATCAC
It includes:
- the dnaA gene encoding chromosomal replication initiator protein DnaA, whose protein sequence is MSDTEQERWSRVKGRLRSTVGEDIYSSWFARMDLESVHGESVRLSVPTRFLKSWIQAHYAERVLSCWQAELPDVHRIDLTVRSAMRCAAPVREAPATDARHPERSEGRNGVELKTVATAPASANHDALGGSPLDPRLTFQSFVTGRSNTLAHAAARQVAEGRRGDSVMFNPLYIHAGVGLGKTHLLQAVTWAGNAGTERRVLYLTAEKFMYGFVAALKTQTALAFKEALRGIDVLVIDDLQFLQGKSTQAEFCHTLNALIDAGRQVVIAADRPPSDLESLDDRVRSRLAGGLVVEMGSLGEELRLGILRSRVEAARVHHASFDVPEPVLDYLAKAITHNGRDLEGAINRLLAHSKLNAQPVTLEMAEREVRDLVRPQEPRRIKIEDIQRVVARQYNVSRSDLLSSRRTANVVRPRQVAMYLAKTLTLRSLPEIGRRFGGRDHTTVLHAVRKIEALVSKDTTLSDEVELLKRQLQE
- the dnaN gene encoding DNA polymerase III subunit beta, which codes for MKVTVERAQLLKSLGHVHRVVERRNTIPILGNVLVRAENAKLSLKATDLDLEVTETLAAETGTVGSTTVPAHMFYDIIRKLPDGAQIVLEGDGDRSVLTIRAGRSRFTLQTLPENDFPDLAAGEMTHSFTLAAADLKRLIDRTQFAISTEETRYYLNGIYLHGAGTANNATLRGVATDGHRLAQLDLALPKGAEGMPGVIIPRKTVGEVQRLIEDSEAEIGIELSQGKIRFTLGNVVLTSKLIDGTFPDYGRVIPQNNDKELVVDKKDFEAAVDRVSTISSERGRAVKLALSAGKLVLSVTNPDSGSATEELEVEYASDALDIGFNSRYLLDIAAQIEGEAAVLKLADPGSPTLVHDRDSRGALYVLMPMRV
- the recF gene encoding DNA replication/repair protein RecF (All proteins in this family for which functions are known are DNA-binding proteins that assist the filamentation of RecA onto DNA for the initiation of recombination or recombinational repair.), which encodes MIPSRVRRLSLTHFRNYRAATFETRSNMIVLVGPNGAGKTNCLEAISLLSPGRGLRRATRDDIADNTGDGSWAVSAEMQGALGLATLGTGIDAPGNEAAPSGRRCRIDREPVASAAAFGDHLRMVWLTPSMDGLFTGPASDRRRFLDRLVLAIDSEHSGRVSALERSLRSRNRLLEMRHHDDLWCEAIERKTAELAVAVAAMRAQTVTRLTAALEARGGGSSFPAASIHLDGWMENALLTEPATVVEDRYREILRASRPRDAAAGRTLEGPHLTDLEVIYAPKNMPAKEASTGEQKALLIGLVLAHARLVAEMTGIIPLLLLDEVVAHLDPDRRGALFGELAGLGAQVWMSGADPAAFANLSAGSETFRVDSGRITREPPT
- the gyrB gene encoding DNA topoisomerase (ATP-hydrolyzing) subunit B; this encodes MNEPARQQIADTESVAAIEYGAESIRVLKGLDAVRKRPGMYIGDTDDGSGLHHMVYEVVDNAIDEALAGHATAVEVILNADNSVTVRDDGRGIPVDIHKGEGVSAAEVIMTQLHAGGKFDQNSYKVSGGLHGVGVSVVNALSSKLTLRIWRRDKEHLIEFANGDALAPLKVVGDANGRRGTEVTFLASTETFTNIEYDFATLEHRLRELAFLNSGVNILLSDMRHAVERREQMMYEGGVVEFVKYLDRNKKAMVADPIMVRAEMNGISVEAALWWNDSYHENVLCFTNNIPQRDGGTHLAGFRGALTRQVNGYADAMAKKERIALTGDDCREGLTAVLSVKVPDPKFSSQTKDKLVSSEVRPVVENVINEALAAWFEEHPTEAKLIVGKVVEAAAAREAARKARELTRRKGALDVASLPGKLADCQERDPAKSELFIVEGDSAGGSAKQGRNREFQAVLPLRGKILNVERARFDKMLSSEQIGTLITALGTGIGREDFDLSKLRYHKIIVMTDADVDGAHIRTLLLTFFFRQMPALIEAGHLYIAQPPLYKVTRGKSERYLKDERALEDYLIETGLDDCVYKLATGEDRGGRDLLALVDDARVIRNVLQNLHGRYNRGVIEQAAIAGVMNPRITENLATATAAADYIARRLDALADEVERGWVGRFVEGQGFFFERTVRGVKDVAMIDDALLGSADARKLDEYAGRLQEAYPRPGLLRRRDTETAIHGPVSLFEAVTDAGRKGVALQRYKGLGEMNPDQLWETTLDVSERSLLQVKIKEVDEADDIFTKLMGDVVEPRREFIQDNSLSANVDV